From Triticum urartu cultivar G1812 chromosome 2, Tu2.1, whole genome shotgun sequence, a single genomic window includes:
- the LOC125535282 gene encoding uncharacterized protein LOC125535282 → MASLLGQMQLNLPISLTLVRKHIPPAKLDWRDVDVEKKLFVWETLKEFYELDSTSLSFVINTSHIKWKDWKTDLKRYKFDAALTDAQLMKRRDNRISEADWKTLITYWRSSTFENRANAVPHTSGSKSHARVANEMAVKLGHDPRRDEVYIETHTCKKGERKGSYVPQAETTIKELIENAEKHPEWKEKSIQEGDLFARVCGMKEPRGRVRVLGLGPTPQDLGTPGTRGKLSTRVLVEMQGRREAENRYNMLQGHVQQMEERMNRMELMLASQGRHNLETPSSQHGSNSRQNSGAEAEEHNDAEKDVEHDDEEPFVQRRVVAKPPARCSSTYEDESLIGMDVLLYAWTGPETPIAKATIISIDPDTIVGGETLGPGTYEVLVNVAIRRDATVPYEYDGLQIIADAVTRKDIQKEQEGTRKMSVCIG, encoded by the exons ATGGCCAGCCTGTTGGGCCAGATGCAACTGAATTTGCCAATTTCATTGACTTTGGTGAGGAAGCATATACCACCTGCAAAGTTAGATTGGCGAGATGTTGATGTAGAGAAAAAGTTGTTTGTGTGGGAGACCTTGAAG GAATTTTATGAGCTGGACTCAACTTCTTTGAGCTTTGTTATCAACACTTCACACATAAAATGGAAGGATTGGAAGACAGATTTAAAGAGGTACAAGTTTGATGCTGCACTCACTGATGCACAACTTATGAAAAGACGTGACAACAGAATTAGTGAAGCTGACTGGAAGACCCTTATTACTTATTGGAGATCTTCGACATTTGAA AATCGTGCCAATGCAGTACCTCATACATCTGGCAGCAAGAGTCATGCCCGTGTTGCCAATGAAATG GCTGTCAAACTTGGGCATGATCCTCGGAGAGAtgaagtttatatcgaaacacaTACATGCAAGAaaggggaaaggaaagggagTTATGTGCCGCAGGCAGAAACAACAATT AAAGAACTCATAGAGAATGCTGAAAAGCACCCTGAATGGAAGGAAAAGAGCATTCAAGAAGGTGATCTGTTTGCACGTGTATGTGGAATGAAGGAGCCCAGGGGTCGTGTCCGTGTGTTAGGTCTAGGCCCAACACCTCAAGATTTGGGCACACCAGGTACACGGGGTAAATTGAGCACAAGAGTTCTAGTTGAAATGCAAGGGCGTCGAGAAGCTGAAAATCGCTATAACATGCTCCAGGGGCATGTGCAACAAATGGAAGAACGAATGAACCGAATGGAATTGATGTTAGCTTCACAAGGAAGGCATAATCTGGAAACTCCTAGCTCGCAGCATGGTTCCAATTCTCGACAA AACTCCGGAGCTGAAGCTGAGGAACATAATGATGCTGAAAAAGATGTTgaacatgatgatgaagagccaTTTGTTCAAAGAAGAGTTGTTGCAAAGCCCCCAGCAAGATGCTCATCAACCTATGAAGATGAAAGCCTT ATTGGTATGGATGTGCTTCTATATGCATGGACTGGTCCTGAAACTCCTATTGCCAAGGCAACAATTATCTCAATTGACCCAGACACTATTGTGGGCGGAGAGACCCTTGGACCAGGAACTTATGAGGTTCTTGTCAATGTTGCTATTAGAAGGGATGCTACGGTGCCTTATGAATATGACGGTTTACAAATTATCGCTGATGCTGTCACAAG GAAAGACATACAAAAGGAGCAGGAAGGAACCAGGAAGATGTCAGTTTGCATCGGCTAG